One genomic window of Solanum dulcamara chromosome 12, daSolDulc1.2, whole genome shotgun sequence includes the following:
- the LOC129876371 gene encoding probable glycosyltransferase At5g03795 translates to MDSTAAADDFSSYSSSSSSRVLWLIAIPLILVSLYFGLKNSTSYVYSKNHENINPPIPQLEKKLISNLEKVETGLVRVRVAIKEAQSKNQTFHDPDYVPTGPIYWNPTAFHRSYLEMEKHFKIYVYEEGEPPVFHYSASQGILGIEGILIHQIEISKFRTNDPEKAHVYFLPFSVLSIVSYVYVVDSRSWGPMQNTAADYIDGISRKYPYWNRSLGADHFMLACHDWAPTISFAVPYLYKNSIRVLCNANTSERFDPTKDVSLPEIYLPQGKMDGLIGGPSPSHRSVLVFYAGGIHGYIRQVLMEHWGKNDDSDVQIHKYLPKNVSYYGMIRKSKFCICPSGYEVASPRMVEALYMGCVPVLLKDHYVTPFNDVLNWKSFAVEMNSTDIPNLKKILMSIPQKQYIRMQMRGLQVRRHFEVNFPPRRYDVFHMILHSIWLRRLNIQVHDTKDG, encoded by the exons atggattctactgctgctgctgatgatttttcttcttattcttctagTAGTAGCAGCAGAGTTTTGTGGTTAATTGCAATTCCCTTGATTTTAGTGTCTCTGTATTTTGGCCTAAAAAATTCAACAAGCTATGTTTATTCCAAGAATCATGAGAATATTAATCCACCAATTCCTCAATTAGAAAAGAAGTTGATAAGCAATTTAGAGAAGGTTGAAACTGGTCTTGTTAGAGTCAGAGTTGCTATAAAAGAAGCTCAAAGTAAAAATCAAACATTTCATGATCCTGACTATGTTCCTACTGGTCCAATTTACTGGAATCCCACTGCTTTTCACAG GAGCTACTTGGAAATGGAGAAACATTTCAAGATTTACGTATATGAGGAAGGTGAGCCCCCTGTATTTCACTATAGTGCTAGTCAAGGAATCCTGGGAATTGAAGGAATTCTGATTCATCAGATTGAGATTAGCAAGTTTCGGACGAATGATCCTGAAAAAGCCCATGTTTACTTCCTCCCATTCAGTGTCTTATCGATAGTAAGCTACGTTTATGTTGTCGATTCTCGGTCATGGGGTCCTATGCAGAATACAGCAGCAGATTATATTGATGGTATATCAAGAAAATACCCTTATTGGAACAGAAGCCTTGGAGCTGATCACTTCATGCTTGCTTGCCATGATTGG GCTCCTACGATTTCCTTTGCGGTTCCCTACTTGTATAAGAACTCGATACGTGTACTATGCAACGCAAATACCTCCGAAAGATTTGATCCTACCAAGGATGTATCCTTGCCAGAAATCTATCTTCCTCAAGGTAAAATGGATGGCTTAATTGGAGGTCCTTCTCCATCTCATCGTTCTGTTTTAGTTTTCTACGCGGGAGGAATCCATGGCTACATTAGGCAAGTGCTAATGGAACACTGGGGAAAGAACGATGATTCAGACGTGCAAATTCACAAATACCTTCCGAAGAACGTGTCGTACTATGGCATGATTAGAAAGAGCAAGTTCTGTATTTGCCCGAGTGGTTATGAAGTGGCTAGCCCGAGAATGGTTGAGGCACTTTATATGGGGTGTGTACCGGTACTCTTGAAGGATCATTATGTAACACCTTTTAACGATGTTTTGAACTGGAAAAGTTTTGCTGTTGAAATGAATTCGACGGATATACCTAATctgaagaaaatcttgatgtCAATACCTCAAAAACAGTACATCAGAATGCAGATGAGAGGCCTTCAAGTTAGAAGGCATTTTGAAGTAAATTTTCCTCCTAGGAGATATGATGTTTTTCATATGATTCTTCATTCCATTTGGCTTAGAAGGCTCAACATTCAAGTCCATGACACTAAGGATGGATGA
- the LOC129876421 gene encoding uncharacterized protein LOC129876421, which produces MEGYAEDQRLKEEEEMIEENSDDCTSEDEGTDDYRRGGYHAVRIGDTFKSGRYVVQSKLGWGHFSTVWLAWDTLMSQFVALKVQKSAQHYTEAALDEITILKQIAEGDPEGVKSVVKLLDHFKHSGPNGQHVCMVFEYLGDNLLSLIKYTDYRGLPIHMVKELCFHVLVGLDYLHRQLSIIHTDLKPENMLLCSTIDPSKDPKKSGAPLILPSNLDKASLESCTVKGRVTFYGNLINNQKKKVRRKPKETAQGFAGKTAVESSLHTKLNVDLPNDQLVGSANVNRLSNSDAATSSGKEHVGPKRGSGSRRRKTLESVDLKCKLVDFGNACWTYKQFTDNIQTRQYRCPEVILGSKYSTSADLWSFACICFELVTGDVLFDPHSGDNFDRDEDHLALMMELLGTMPRKIALGGRYSRDFFNRHGDLRHIRRLRFWPLDKVLVEKYEFSEQDAKDMADFLIPILDFDPEKRPTAAQCLLHPWINTGPNNLVPRVPDAPSKASDTVNSEQIKRDKEKKEAMEVRMGNMAIV; this is translated from the exons ATGGAGGGGTATGCTGAGGATCAGCGGTTGAAGGAGGAGGAAGAGATGATTGAGGAGAACAGTGATGATTGTACATCGGAAGACGAAGGAACCGATGATTACCGGCGAGGAGGTTATCATGCCGTCCGTATAGGTGATACCTTCAAAAGCGGTCGCTATGTTGTCCAGAGCAAGCTGGGTTGGGGCCATTTCTCTACAGTCTGGCTTGCTTGGGATACTCTCATGTCC CAATTTGTAGCATTGAAAGTACAAAAGAGTGCACAGCACTATACGGAAGCAGCATTGGATGAGATTACAATTCTAAAGCAGATTGCAGAAGGTGATCCTGAGGGAGTAAAAAGTGTAGTGAAGTTACTGGATCATTTTAAGCACTCAGGTCCAAATGGCCAACATGTGTGTATGGTTTTCGAGTATTTGGGTGACAATCTCTTGTCACTTATTAAGTATACTGATTATCGAGGACTGCCTATTCACATGGTAAAAGAACTTTGTTTCCATGTTCTAGTGGGTTTGGATTATTTGCATAGACAGCTTTCTATCATACACACTGATCTGAAACCTGAGAACATGCTACTCTGCTCCACGATTGATCCGTCTAAGGATCCCAAAAAATCAGGAGCTCCTCTTATTCTTCCTAGTAATTTGGACAAGGCTTCACTGGAATCTTGTACTGTAAAGGGACGTGTAACATTCTATGGGAATTTAATCAATAACCAAAAGAAGAAGGTCAGAAGAAAGCCCAAAGAAACAGCTCAAGGTTTTGCAGGGAAGACAGCTGTTGAGTCGTCTCTCCATACAAAACTAAACGTAGATTTGCCAAATGATCAGCTTGTTGGTTCTGCTAATGTTAATAGATTGTCTAACTCTGATGCTGCAACATCCAGTGGGAAAGAACATGTGGGTCCTAAGAGAGGCAGTGGTTCTAGAAGGAGGAAGACATTGGAGTCTGTTGACCTAAAATGCAAATTGGTCGATTTTGGGAATGCTTGTTGGACATACAAACAGTTTACAGATAATATTCAGACAAGGCAGTATAGGTGCCCTGAAGTTATCCTTGGGTCTAAATATTCAACCTCAGCAGATCTTTGGTCCTTTGCTTGCATTTGTTTTGAGCTTGTGACTGGTGATGTATTGTTTGATCCTCATAGTGGTGACAACTTCGATAGAGATGAG GATCACCTAGCACTAATGATGGAGCTTCTAGGAACAATGCCCCGGAAA ATTGCCTTGGGTGGCCGCTATTCACGTGATTTCTTCAATAGACATGGTGACTTGAGGCACATCAGACGGTTACGCTTTTGGCCGTTAGATAAGGTCCTCGTAGAGAAATACGAATTCAGCGAGCAAGATGCAAAGGACATGGCTGATTTCCTGATCCCAATACTTGATTTTGATCCAGAGAAACGGCCAACTGCAGCTCAGTGTCTTCTTCATCCATGGATCAACACAGGTCCCAACAATTTGGTACCTCGCGTGCCTGATGCACCGTCTAAAGCCTCTGATACTGTAAACTCGGAGCAAATTAAGAGAgacaaggaaaagaaagaggcaATGGAGGTGAGAATGGGGAATATGGCTATTGTCTAG